In a genomic window of Mycolicibacter heraklionensis:
- a CDS encoding PadR family transcriptional regulator, with protein MNIPFGPPGGPFTEDAEHPVGFGFGPATPHQRRAAHIARRQARREFRRQLRDHAADHCAPFGFGAGHEATGPGFGPDFRHGFGPGFGPGFGPGGPGFGFGFGPGGHRGHRRGNRGRRGDVRLAILALLAEGPMHGYEIIQQIAERSQQLWRPSPGSVYPTLQMLVDEGLITASETDGKKRLFELTEEGRGVAETIETPPWEQITDGADPGQLNLRTATGQLFGAVAQAGQAATPEQQQRIVDIINSARKEIYGILGETE; from the coding sequence ATGAACATCCCCTTCGGTCCGCCCGGCGGACCCTTCACAGAAGATGCCGAACACCCCGTCGGTTTCGGTTTCGGCCCGGCGACGCCGCATCAGCGCCGCGCCGCCCACATCGCGCGCCGGCAGGCCCGGCGCGAGTTTCGCAGGCAGCTGCGCGACCACGCCGCCGACCATTGCGCCCCATTCGGCTTCGGTGCCGGCCACGAGGCCACCGGACCCGGGTTCGGCCCGGATTTCCGGCACGGATTCGGTCCGGGGTTCGGACCTGGTTTCGGCCCTGGCGGCCCCGGCTTCGGCTTCGGCTTCGGTCCGGGCGGGCACCGTGGGCACCGGCGCGGCAATCGCGGCCGGCGCGGCGACGTGCGGCTCGCCATCCTGGCCCTGCTGGCCGAGGGCCCGATGCACGGCTACGAGATCATTCAGCAGATCGCCGAACGCAGCCAACAACTGTGGCGTCCCAGCCCCGGATCGGTCTACCCGACCTTGCAGATGCTGGTCGATGAGGGACTGATCACCGCCAGCGAAACAGACGGCAAGAAGCGCCTTTTCGAATTGACCGAAGAAGGCCGTGGCGTCGCCGAGACGATCGAGACCCCGCCGTGGGAGCAGATCACCGACGGCGCCGACCCGGGGCAGCTCAACCTGCGCACCGCGACGGGTCAGCTGTTCGGCGCGGTCGCGCAGGCCGGCCAGGCCGCCACGCCCGAACAGCAGCAGCGCATCGTCGACATCATCAACAGCGCCCGCAAGGAAATCTACGGGATCCTCGGCGAGACCGAGTAA
- a CDS encoding HNH endonuclease family protein, whose amino-acid sequence MAARRRVLPGALVALVVVAAVGWAWWQYDGRFSQPSGPSPTPAPPTPGAAPLDPGYDDARRMLEALPVKGWDREQDFKRYRFGERWSDDVDVEFGHNGCNTRDDILRRDLAQIELRRGTCLVQRGVLHDPYSGETITFVRGPETSEAVQVDHLVSLADAWYKGARSWDDRRRRDFANDPRNLLAVSAQANFDKAFRDAAGWLPANAAFECEFVARQIAVKTAYGLWVSSNEKTAMHRVLRHC is encoded by the coding sequence ATGGCCGCACGCAGACGGGTGTTGCCCGGGGCGCTGGTTGCGCTGGTCGTGGTGGCGGCCGTCGGCTGGGCGTGGTGGCAGTACGACGGTCGGTTTTCGCAGCCGTCGGGTCCCTCGCCGACTCCGGCGCCGCCGACGCCCGGCGCGGCGCCGCTCGACCCTGGTTATGACGATGCCCGCCGCATGCTCGAAGCGCTCCCGGTCAAGGGCTGGGACCGCGAGCAGGATTTCAAGCGCTACCGGTTCGGTGAGCGGTGGAGCGACGATGTCGATGTCGAATTCGGCCACAACGGCTGCAACACCCGCGACGACATCCTGCGTCGCGACCTGGCCCAGATCGAACTTCGGCGGGGCACCTGCCTGGTGCAGCGCGGCGTGCTGCACGACCCGTACTCCGGGGAGACCATCACGTTCGTCCGTGGACCGGAGACATCCGAAGCCGTGCAGGTCGACCATCTCGTGTCGTTGGCCGATGCCTGGTACAAGGGAGCGCGGTCCTGGGACGATCGGCGTCGCCGCGATTTCGCCAACGATCCGCGCAACCTGCTCGCGGTCAGCGCACAAGCCAACTTTGACAAAGCATTCCGCGACGCCGCCGGCTGGCTGCCGGCGAACGCCGCGTTCGAATGCGAATTCGTCGCCCGTCAGATCGCGGTCAAAACCGCCTACGGACTGTGGGTTTCATCCAACGAGAAGACCGCGATGCATCGGGTCCTTCGGCACTGTTGA
- the glpK gene encoding glycerol kinase GlpK — protein sequence MADFVASIDQGTTSTRCIIFDHDGAEVGRHQLEHEQILPRAGWVEHDPFELWNHTAAVLVSALNTTKLHASDLAALGIANQRETTVVWNRKTGQPYHNAIVWQDTRTDAIAAALERDGHGEVIRRKAGLPPATYFSGGKLQWILDNVEGVRADAERGDALFGTCDSWVLWNLTGGPRGGVHLTDVTNASRTMLMNLETLDWDDELLALFSIPRAMLPRITPSSTRRRHAVTTSTGPLRGEVPIAGILGDQQSAMVGQVCLSAGEAKNTYGTGNFLLLNTGEQIVRSNNGLLTTVCYQFGDAKPVYALEGSIAVTGSAVQWLRDQLGIISGATQVESLARQVSDNGGMYFVPAFSGLFAPYWRSDARGAIVGLSRFNTNAHLARATLEAICYQSRDVAEAMEADSGVHLEVLKVDGGITANALCMQIQADVLGVDVVKPVVAETTALGAAYAAGLGVGFWKGPDDLRANWREDKRWTPNWSDEQRAEGYAGWRKAVQRTLDWVELP from the coding sequence TTGGCCGATTTCGTCGCGTCGATCGACCAGGGCACCACCAGCACTCGCTGCATCATCTTCGACCATGACGGTGCGGAGGTGGGCCGCCATCAGCTCGAACACGAACAGATCCTGCCGCGAGCCGGCTGGGTGGAACACGATCCGTTCGAATTGTGGAACCACACCGCGGCCGTGCTGGTCTCAGCGCTCAACACCACCAAGCTCCACGCTTCCGACCTGGCGGCGCTGGGCATCGCCAACCAGCGCGAAACGACGGTGGTGTGGAACCGCAAGACCGGCCAGCCCTACCACAATGCGATCGTCTGGCAGGACACCCGAACCGACGCCATCGCGGCGGCCCTGGAGCGCGACGGCCACGGTGAGGTGATCCGGCGCAAGGCGGGCTTGCCGCCGGCCACCTATTTCTCCGGCGGCAAGCTGCAGTGGATTCTGGACAACGTCGAGGGTGTGCGCGCCGACGCCGAGCGCGGCGACGCGCTGTTCGGCACCTGCGACAGCTGGGTGCTGTGGAACCTGACCGGCGGGCCACGCGGCGGCGTGCACCTGACCGACGTCACCAATGCCAGCCGCACCATGCTGATGAACCTCGAGACCCTGGACTGGGACGACGAACTTCTGGCGTTGTTCTCGATCCCGCGGGCAATGCTGCCGCGCATCACGCCGTCGTCGACGCGACGCCGGCATGCGGTCACCACGAGTACCGGGCCGTTGCGCGGCGAGGTGCCGATCGCCGGCATCCTGGGCGACCAGCAGAGCGCGATGGTCGGCCAGGTGTGTTTGTCGGCGGGCGAGGCGAAGAACACCTACGGCACCGGAAACTTCTTGCTGCTCAACACCGGTGAGCAGATCGTCCGCTCCAACAACGGATTGTTGACCACGGTCTGCTACCAGTTCGGCGATGCCAAGCCGGTGTATGCGCTGGAGGGCTCGATCGCGGTCACCGGTTCCGCGGTGCAGTGGTTGCGCGACCAGCTGGGCATCATCAGCGGCGCCACGCAGGTCGAGAGCCTGGCCCGCCAGGTCTCCGACAACGGCGGGATGTACTTCGTGCCGGCGTTCTCCGGTTTGTTCGCGCCCTACTGGCGTTCGGATGCGCGCGGCGCGATCGTGGGGTTGTCCCGCTTCAACACCAACGCACATCTGGCCCGGGCCACCTTGGAGGCGATCTGCTACCAGAGCCGAGATGTGGCCGAGGCGATGGAAGCCGATTCCGGTGTGCACCTTGAGGTTCTGAAGGTCGACGGCGGTATCACCGCCAACGCCCTGTGTATGCAGATCCAGGCCGACGTGCTCGGCGTCGACGTGGTCAAGCCGGTGGTGGCCGAAACCACCGCTCTCGGGGCGGCGTATGCGGCCGGACTGGGGGTCGGGTTCTGGAAGGGGCCCGACGATCTTCGTGCCAATTGGCGCGAAGACAAGCGCTGGACCCCGAACTGGTCGGATGAGCAGCGGGCCGAAGGCTATGCCGGGTGGCGAAAGGCCGTGCAGCGCACGCTGGACTGGGTCGAGCTGCCCTGA
- a CDS encoding AAA family ATPase translates to MPEQAAPRCGAAEASRDESGAPATHHHLSRGPAMAKRIVSRRAEDHALVEFLDTALRRPCALIIEGDPGIGKTTLWLDAAARARERGFRVLTTRAAAAESVLAYTALSDLLNDVDDAIWADLPAPQQQGLDAALLRNRRGARKADTRAVAAAFVAVIGRLVEQGPVLIAIDDLQWLDTSSANVVASAARRLPEGAALVCTTRTSDVTSRLQLPRPNDVYRIRMHPLTVGELQQVIAHRLGVRADRPTLLRIHAIAGGNPFFALELAREIGTKRTGALALPSSLSDLVNARVGRLGTDVEDALLAIASLPDPTVQVVAQAVHTTPGRLVESLADAETQAVVAIEGNRIQFTHPILAHGVYSGATSRRRREMHSRLAELVAEPELRARHLALADPTGEPQTLDALDDAAEIAHTRGAPAAAAELLELAIGLGGDIPERRIRSAHYYFLAGDRQSARQLLEANLERLSPGNLRAEALSQLAIIRLYDDGFVEATDLLQRALDEVGDRIDLRVQVSVTLSYALFNAGRLHEAVLAAEDAVAHAEQLGEPHALSQALSMRTLMHFLRGDGFDDATMARALALVGGQPHALMPLRPRVQNSLLLAFTGQLELARAQLLSIRRQAIENGEDDELIFVAFHSFLVDFWLGNIAEAAQLAEQTTEIALQLGSELSHIAALTARAWLDVYAGRESEARQGVADALASSHSSGTYRVLQWTITALGFLEVSLGKYEAALDTLKPLLAVFAESPHSTEIVGALFLPDAAEALIRLGRLDDAEPLIDALERNGHRLDRAWMLAVGLRCRAMLLAARGDRGAAIAAVELAMTEHHRLPMPFEMARTQLLLGQLQRRLRQRDTSTATLQEAQQTFERLGANLWNDRAKAELARGRPGGRRTTAGLSDSEERVAELAVAGMTNREIAAAMFISPKTVEVNLSRIYHKLAIRSRAELYQALTCTDADPVPKE, encoded by the coding sequence ATGCCGGAACAGGCAGCGCCACGATGCGGCGCCGCCGAAGCGTCGCGCGATGAGTCCGGTGCGCCGGCGACCCATCACCACTTGAGCCGCGGCCCGGCAATGGCAAAACGAATCGTCAGTCGGCGAGCCGAAGATCACGCGCTGGTCGAATTCCTCGACACGGCGCTTCGCCGGCCATGCGCTCTGATCATTGAGGGCGACCCGGGTATCGGTAAGACGACGCTGTGGCTGGATGCTGCGGCCCGTGCCCGTGAGCGTGGATTCCGGGTACTCACCACCCGGGCGGCTGCGGCCGAATCGGTGCTGGCCTATACGGCGCTTTCCGATCTGCTCAATGACGTCGACGACGCGATCTGGGCGGACCTTCCCGCACCGCAGCAGCAGGGCTTGGACGCGGCGCTGTTACGCAACCGCCGCGGCGCGCGCAAGGCCGACACGCGGGCGGTAGCAGCGGCTTTCGTCGCAGTTATCGGCCGGCTCGTTGAGCAAGGCCCGGTGCTGATCGCCATCGATGACCTTCAGTGGCTCGACACCTCCAGCGCCAATGTTGTGGCGTCCGCAGCGCGAAGGCTTCCTGAGGGCGCAGCGCTGGTCTGCACCACGCGCACCTCGGATGTGACATCACGGCTACAGCTCCCCAGACCCAATGATGTGTACCGCATTCGCATGCACCCGTTGACGGTTGGAGAATTACAGCAGGTTATCGCGCATCGGCTCGGCGTCAGGGCCGACCGTCCCACGCTGCTTCGGATTCACGCGATCGCCGGTGGAAATCCATTTTTCGCATTGGAACTGGCCCGCGAAATCGGCACCAAGCGCACTGGTGCGTTGGCCTTGCCCAGCAGCCTCAGCGATCTGGTCAACGCGCGGGTGGGCCGCCTCGGCACCGATGTTGAGGACGCACTGCTCGCGATAGCCAGCCTGCCTGATCCGACCGTACAGGTGGTGGCCCAGGCTGTCCATACCACACCCGGCCGTCTTGTCGAGTCGCTCGCAGATGCCGAAACCCAAGCGGTGGTGGCCATCGAGGGAAACCGAATCCAGTTCACCCACCCCATCCTGGCGCACGGCGTCTACAGTGGTGCCACATCGCGGCGCCGACGCGAAATGCACAGCCGCCTAGCTGAATTGGTCGCTGAGCCCGAACTTCGTGCGCGCCACCTCGCATTGGCCGACCCAACCGGCGAACCGCAAACCCTGGACGCTCTCGACGATGCTGCCGAGATCGCACACACCAGGGGCGCTCCCGCCGCTGCGGCCGAACTGCTGGAGCTGGCGATCGGCCTGGGCGGGGACATACCTGAGCGTCGAATCCGTTCTGCCCATTACTATTTCTTGGCCGGCGATCGGCAGAGCGCCCGTCAGCTGCTGGAGGCGAACCTCGAACGACTGTCACCCGGAAATCTGCGCGCGGAAGCCTTGAGCCAGCTGGCGATTATTCGCCTCTACGACGACGGTTTTGTAGAGGCCACCGATTTGTTGCAGCGCGCACTCGATGAGGTTGGCGACAGGATCGATCTTCGAGTCCAGGTATCGGTGACGTTGTCGTATGCGCTTTTCAACGCGGGCCGACTGCACGAGGCTGTGCTGGCTGCCGAAGACGCCGTGGCCCATGCCGAGCAGCTCGGGGAACCGCACGCTCTGAGCCAAGCGCTGAGCATGCGCACCCTGATGCACTTTCTTCGCGGCGACGGCTTCGACGATGCCACGATGGCAAGGGCACTGGCGTTGGTCGGTGGCCAGCCCCATGCGCTGATGCCGTTGCGGCCGCGGGTGCAGAACTCACTGCTGTTGGCGTTCACCGGTCAGCTCGAACTCGCTCGCGCGCAGCTGCTGTCCATCAGACGGCAAGCCATTGAGAACGGCGAAGATGACGAACTCATCTTCGTCGCCTTCCACAGCTTCCTGGTCGACTTCTGGCTCGGAAACATCGCAGAGGCTGCTCAGCTCGCAGAGCAGACCACAGAAATAGCACTGCAACTGGGCAGCGAACTTTCGCATATCGCGGCGCTCACCGCGCGCGCGTGGCTGGACGTCTATGCCGGCCGAGAGTCTGAGGCCAGACAAGGCGTCGCGGACGCGCTGGCATCCAGCCATTCCAGCGGGACATACCGGGTGCTTCAGTGGACTATCACCGCATTGGGCTTCTTAGAGGTATCGCTGGGCAAATACGAAGCGGCGCTTGACACTCTGAAACCACTATTGGCGGTGTTCGCAGAGTCTCCGCATTCAACCGAGATCGTCGGTGCTCTCTTCCTGCCTGACGCGGCAGAGGCGCTGATCCGGCTAGGTCGCCTCGATGACGCCGAGCCGTTGATCGACGCGTTGGAACGCAACGGCCATCGCCTCGATCGCGCCTGGATGCTGGCCGTGGGACTGCGTTGCCGAGCGATGCTGTTGGCCGCACGCGGTGACCGTGGCGCAGCCATCGCAGCAGTCGAGCTCGCCATGACCGAACACCACCGCCTGCCAATGCCCTTTGAAATGGCCCGCACCCAGCTGCTGCTCGGCCAGCTACAGCGTCGCCTGCGCCAACGCGACACGAGCACAGCAACATTGCAGGAAGCCCAGCAGACTTTCGAGCGACTCGGCGCGAACCTGTGGAACGATCGCGCCAAGGCCGAGCTGGCCAGGGGCAGGCCCGGCGGACGCCGCACCACCGCTGGACTCAGCGATTCCGAAGAACGCGTTGCCGAACTCGCCGTGGCCGGGATGACCAACCGCGAAATAGCCGCTGCCATGTTCATCAGCCCCAAGACCGTCGAGGTCAACCTCAGCCGGATCTACCACAAACTGGCCATCCGCTCGCGCGCCGAGCTCTACCAGGCACTCACATGTACGGACGCGGACCCAGTACCCAAAGAGTAG